The DNA sequence CGCGAGTTCTACGACTACTACGACGAAGAAACCGGGGAGTGGCATAACTACGATCTCTACGTGCCGGGATACGGCGAGGTGGCAAGTGGAGGTGAGAGGGAGTGGGAATACGAGAAGATAAAGCGGAAGATACTCAAAGGTGGCCTTAAAGTTGAGAACTTCGCTCCCTATCTCAGGATGGTCAAAAACGGCGAGATCATGCCTTCGGCAGGGGCAGGACTTGGAGTGGAACGGCTCGTAACGTTCTTCTCAGGCCTTAGGGATATATCTGAGGCGCAGGTGTTTCCACGGATTCCATACATGAAGGTGGAACTTTGAAGGAGAATTTGGATTCAACGTTCATCCGGTGGTGACGTTTCATCGAGTGAAGACGGGGCATACCGCGGTGCAGGGAAATCCCCCAACCGTAAGTTAGGTTCACTGGAAAGGATAATGGTTTTTAGGGATAAAAATCCGAGATCAACACCAGAGAAGCACTGATGCTTGAAATTAATAAAAATTGCAGGAGGGCATCAAAGCCCCAGAATCTCCTTCGCGGCCTCGATTCCGAGGTCAAAGGCTTTCATGTTCACGTCAACGGCCTTCGGCGGGACGTTGAGCCTTATGACCTCCCTGACATGTTCTGCGTCGAGCGGGAACTCGGGGATCTGGGTGAGTGCCCCTATGAGGACGGTGTTGGTTGTGATGACGTGCCCCGCTTTGATGGCCAGTTCCTCCGCGTTGAAGCCGATCCACTTGGCCCTAAAGTCGTCTTCCACTATCTTCTTTATCTCGTCGAGTTCTGGATAGCGGGCCTTACCCATCGAGACCTGGACGGGGACGATGGACTTGGTGTTGGTAACGATCATCCCCCCCCTTCTGAGGTGGTTGATGTAACGGAGTGCCTCGACCGGCTCAAAGCTGAGGATAACATCACCCCTTCCTTCCGGGACCATCGAACCGTAGACCTCGTCGCCGAAGCGGACGTACGAGACGACGCTTCCAAATCGCTGGCTCATCCCGTGAACCTCACCCATCCTAACCTTGTAGCCTGCATGAAGGGCGGCCCAACCGAGTATATTCGCCGCGGTGAGAACACCCTGACCGCCAACACCCGTA is a window from the Thermococcus sp. genome containing:
- a CDS encoding indolepyruvate oxidoreductase subunit beta; translated protein: MKPVNEYNIVITGVGGQGVLTAANILGWAALHAGYKVRMGEVHGMSQRFGSVVSYVRFGDEVYGSMVPEGRGDVILSFEPVEALRYINHLRRGGMIVTNTKSIVPVQVSMGKARYPELDEIKKIVEDDFRAKWIGFNAEELAIKAGHVITTNTVLIGALTQIPEFPLDAEHVREVIRLNVPPKAVDVNMKAFDLGIEAAKEILGL